One segment of Etheostoma cragini isolate CJK2018 chromosome 23, CSU_Ecrag_1.0, whole genome shotgun sequence DNA contains the following:
- the upf2 gene encoding regulator of nonsense transcripts 2 isoform X3 — MPAERKHSVNMDEKDDCTFSTKEKEKDREGERRPASARDKAKDEAKMSGKKDGGKEEKRKRLEEEKKKKEEKERRKKEEEKQKAEEEQKKKEEEEKRQQEEEERKLQEEEVKRQREEAAALLKEKEEGHQLHQEAWERNQCRKELRSKNQNAQEGRPEEAFFSRLDSSLKKNTAFVKKLRTLTEQQRDSLSNDFASLNLSKYIGEAVSSVVEAKLKISDVGCAVHLCSLFHQRYAEFAPLLLQAWKKHFEARKEDKAPNVSKLRTDLRFIAELTIVGLFTDKEGLSLIYEQLKNIIGTDRETHTHVSVVISFCKHCGDDIAGLLPRKVKLAAEKFGLGFPPSEIISTEKQQPFQNLLREYFTSLTKHLKKDHRELQNIERQNRRILHSKGELSEDRHKQYEEFATSYQKLLANTQSLADLLDENMPELPVDKTVQEEHGPGIDIFTPGKPGEYDLEGGIWEDEDARNFYENLVDLKAFVPAILFKDNEKSSQGKDKDEAKDGKEGKDAASTTEELELELEALDITDEPLELEGPDEAENEELAKKLLDEQEQEDEEASTGSHLKLIVDAFIQQLPNCVNRDLIDKAAMDFCMNMNTKSNRRKLVRALFTVPRQRLDLLPFYSRLVATLHPCMSDVAEDLCSMLKGDFRFHMRKKDQINIETKNKTVRFIGEQAKFKMYSKTDTLHCLKMLLSDFTHHHIEMACTLLETCGRFLFRSPDSHLRTSVLLEQMMRKKQAQHLDARYVTMVENAYYYCNPPPMEKTVKKKRPPLQEYIRKLLYKDLSKVTTEKVLRQMRKLPWHDPEVKSYLICCMVNIWNVKYNSIHCVANLLAGLVAYQEDVGIHVVDGVLEDIRLGMEVNQPKFNQRRISSAKFLGELYNYRMVESAVIFRTLFSFISFGINQDGSPSALDPPEHLFRIRLVCTLLDTCGQYFDRGSSKRKLDCFLIYFQRYIWWKKSIDVWTKDHPFPIDIDYMISDTLELLRPKMRLSCSLEEATKQVTDLEREVLYKLGLAMEKDGRSSAMSEGEVLDEEDDDGDDDEEGGAETEEQSGNESEMNEQEEDEGSENEEEEREEEEEENTDYLTDSNKENETDEENNEVTIRGGGLKHVACAEDEDFIQALDKMMLENLQRSGETVKVHQLDVAIPLQLKSQLKKGGSRDQCLGEADSDISDTMQFVMLTRKGNKQQYKILNVPLSSHLAANHFNQQQAEQEERMRMKKLTLDINERQEQEDYQEMMQSLAQRPAPANTNRERRPRYQHPKGAPNADLIFKTGGRRR, encoded by the exons ATGCCTGCTGAACGCAAGCACTCCGTAAACATGGACGAGAAAGACGATTGCACCTTCAGTAccaaggagaaagagaaggaccGAGAGGGCGAGAGGAGGCCGGCGTCGGCCCGAGACAAAGCAAAGGACGAGGCCAAGATGAGCGGCAAAAAAGACGGCGgcaaggaggagaagagaaagcgcctcgaggaggagaagaagaagaaagaggaaaaggagcgaagaaagaaggaggaggaaaagcagaaagcggaggaggagcagaagaagaaagaggaggaggagaagagacagcaggaggaggaggagcggaAGCTTCAAGAGGAGGAGGTCAAACGACAACGCGAGGAGGCCGCAGCTCTCCTCAA ggaaaaggaggaggggcATCAGCTGCACCAGGAGGCCTGGGAACGTAATCAGTGCAGGAAGGAACTCCGCAGCAAGAACCAGAACGCCCAAGAGGGTCGGCCCGAAGAGGCCTTCTTCAGCCGACTGGACTCCAGCCTTAAAAAGAACACCGCCTTCGTCAAGAAGCTGCGCACACTCACCGAGCAGCAGCGAGACTCGCTCTCCAACGACTTCGCCTCGTTGAACCTCAGCAAGTACATCGGCGAGGCCGTGAGCTCTGTCGTGGAGGCCAAGCTGAAGATCTCCGACGTGGGCTGCGCCGTCCATCTCTGCTCCCTCTTCCACCAACGGTACGCCGAGTTCGCTCCGTTGCTGCTCCAGGCGTGGAAGAAGCACTTCGAAGCGAGGAAGGAGGACAAGGCGCCCAACGTGAGCAAGCTGCGCACAGACCTGCGCTTCATCGCCGAGCTCACCATCGTCGGCCTCTTCACCGACAAAGAAGGGCTGTCGCTGATTTACGAGCAGCTGAAGAACATCATCGGGACCGACCGGgagacacacactcacgtgTCGGTGGTAATCAGCTTCTGTAAGCACTGTGGGGATGACATCGCTGGCCTGTTGCCCCGCAAGGTGAAACTAGCTGCTGAGAAGTTCGGTTTGGGCTTCCCTCCGAGCGAGATAATCAGCACGGAGAAACAGCAGCCCTTCCAGAACCTGCTACGGGAGTACTTCACATCACTCACCAAGCACCTGAAGAAGGACCACCGGGAGCTGCAGAACATCGAGAGGCAGAACAG ACGTATCCTACATTCCAAAGGGGAGCTGAGTGAGGATAGACACAAGCAGTATGAAGAGTTTGCCACTTCCTACCAGAAGCTGCTGGCGAACACTCAGTCCCTGGCTGATCTGCTGGATGAAAACATGCCTGAGCTGCCCGTGGACAAGACTGTGCAGGAGG AGCATGGGCCCGGCATTGACATCTTCACCCCTGGAAAGCCCGGAGAGTATGACCTGGAGGGAGGGATCTGGGAAGATGAAGACGCTCGTAACTTCTACGAGAACTTGGTGGACCTGAAGGCCTTCGTCCCTGCCATCCTCTTCAAGGACAACGAGAAGAGCAGCCAAGGCAAAGACAAGGACGAAGCCAAAG ATGGAAAAGAGGGGAAAGACGCGGCCAGCACCACAgaggagctggagctggagctggaggcTCTGGATATCACAGATGAACCTCTGGAACTGGAGGGACCAGACGAGGCAGAGAATGAAGAACTGGCCAAAAAACTGCTGGATGAGCAAG AACAAGAGGATGAAGAGGCCAGCACAGGGTCCCATTTGAAGCTGATCGTGGACGCCTTCATCCAACAGCTCCCCAACTGCGTCAACAGAGACCTCATAGACAAG GCTGCCATGGACTTCTGCATGAACATGAACACCAAATCCAACAGGAGGAAGCTCGTCCGAGCCCTCTTCACTGTTCCCAGGCAGAG GTTGGATCTTCTGCCCTTCTACTCTCGCCTGGTGGCAACCCTTCATCCCTGCATGTCAGACGTGGCTGAGGACCTTTGCTCCATGCTGAAGGGAGACTTCAGGTTTCAT ATGCGGAAGAAGGACCAAATCAACAtcgagacaaaaaacaaaacagtccGATTTATCGGGGAACAGGCTAAGTTCAAAATGTactcaaaaacagacacacttcaTTGTCTCAAG ATGCTGCTGTCTGATTTCACTCATCACCATATAGAGATGGCCTGTACACTGCTGGAGACCTGCGGCCGCTTCCTCTTCAGATCCCCCGACTCTCACCTGCGTACCAGCGTCTTGCTG GAGCAAATGATGCGTAAAAAGCAGGCCCAGCATCTGGACGCCCGCTATGTCACGATGGTGGAGAACGCCTACTACTACTGCAACCCCCCACCCATGGAGAAGAcggtgaagaagaagaggccTCCGCTCCAGGAGTACATCCGCAAGCTGCTCTACAAGGACCTGTCCAAGGTCACCACGGAGAAGGTGCTAAGGCAGATGCGCAAGCTGCCCTGGCACGACCCCGAAGTCAAGAGCTACCTGATCTGCTGCATGGTCAACATCTGGAACGTCAAGTACAACAGCATCCACTGTGTGGCCAACCTGCTGGCCGGCCTGGTGGCCTACCAGGAGGACGTGGGCATCCATGTGGTGGATGGAGTGCTGGAGGACATCCGGCTGGGCATGGAG GTCAACCAGCCCAAGTTCAACCAGCGGCGGATCAGCAGCGCCAAGTTCCTGGGCGAGCTCTACAACTACCGCATGGTGGAGTCGGCCGTCATTTTCCGCACCCtcttctccttcatctcctTTGGGATCAATCAGGACGGCAGCCCCAGCGCACTGGACCCGCCGGAGCACCTGTTCCGCATCCGCCTGGTCTGCACTTTGCTGGATACCTGCGGCCAGTACTTTGACCGAGGCTCCAGCAAGAGGAAGCTGGACTGTTTCCTCATCTACTTCCAG cggTACATCTGGTGGAAAAAGAGCATTGATGTTTGGACCAAGGACCACCCGTTTCCCATCGACATTGACTACATGATCAGCGACACCCTGGAGCTGCTCAGGCCCAAGATGAGGCTCAGCTGCTCCTTGGAGGAGGCCACCAAGCAGGTCACCGACCTGGAGAGGGAGGTGCTCTACAAACTAG GTCTGGCCATGGAGAAGGATGGTCGCTCCAGTGCCATGAGCGAAGGCGAGGTCCTCGATGAGGAAGACGACGATGGCGATGACGACGAAGAGGGAGGTGCAGAGACTGAGGAGCAGTCGGGCAACGAGAGTGAAATGAACGAACAGGAAGAGGAT GAAGGGTCAGAGAacgaagaagaggagagggaggaagaggaagaagagaacaCCGACTACCTGACCGACtccaataaagaaaatgagacTGACGAGGAGAACAAT GAGGTGACCATCCGCGGCGGAGGACTGAAGCACGTGGCCTGCGCCGAGGACGAGGACTTCATTCAGGCTCTGGACAAGATGATGCTGGAGAACCTGCAG CGCAGCGGCGAGACGGTGAAGGTGCACCAGCTGGACGTGGCCATTCCACTGCAGCTGAAGAGCCAGCTGAAGAAGGGGGGCTCCAGAGACCAGTGCCTCGGGGAGGCGGACTCGGACATCTCCGACACCATGCAGTTCGTCATGCTGACACGCAAGGGCAACAAGCAGCAG TATAAGATCCTGAACGTGCCGCTGTCATCCCACCTGGCGGCGAACCACTTCAACCAGCAGCAAGCCGAACAGGAGGAGCGCATGAGGATGAAGAAACTCACCCTAGACATCAATGAGAGACAGGAGCAGGAGGACTACCAGG AGATGATGCAGTCCCTCGCGCAGCGTCCGGCTCCGGCCAACACCAACCGGGAGCGCCGGCCTCGCTACCAGCACCCGAAAGGCGCTCCCAACGCCGACCTCATCTTCAAGACCGGAGGAAG GAGACGCTGA